A section of the Campylobacter porcelli genome encodes:
- the typA gene encoding translational GTPase TypA yields MENIRNIAVIAHVDHGKTTMVDELLKQSGTFTEHQNIGERVMDSNDIERERGITILSKNTAIRYKDYKINIIDTPGHADFGGEVERVLKMVDGVLLLVDAQEGVMPQTKFVVKKALSLGLRPIVVVNKIDKPAADPDRVVNEIFDLFVALDANDEQLEFPIVYAAAKNGYAKHKLEDENINMEPLFETIIAHVPAPSGKDDNPLQLQVFTLDYDNYVGKIGIARIFNGKISKNQSVMLAKADGSKTTGRISKLIGFLGLERTDIDNASSGDIVAIAGFDALDVGDSVVDPNNPMPLDPLHIEEPTLSVVFSVNDGPLSGTEGKFVTSNKLDERLESEMKTNIAMRYENIGEGKFKVSGRGELQITILAENMRREGFEFCLGRPEVIVKEIDGVKCEPYELLVIDAPDECTGAVIEKLGKRKAEMVSMNPTGDGQTRIEFEIPARGLIGFRSQFLTDTKGEGVMNHSFLEFRPLSGSVEHRSNGALVSMENGVALAYSLFNLQDRGVLFCEPQTKVYIGMIIGEHSRPNDLDVNPIKGKNLTNVRASGSDDAIKLVPPRKLSLERALEWIEEDELVEVTPVNIRVRKRYLDPTVRKRMAKK; encoded by the coding sequence TTGGAAAATATAAGAAATATCGCAGTTATAGCACATGTCGACCATGGTAAGACCACAATGGTAGATGAGCTACTTAAGCAATCAGGCACATTTACAGAACACCAAAATATTGGCGAGAGAGTTATGGATAGTAATGATATTGAGCGTGAGCGTGGTATTACGATCCTTAGCAAAAATACAGCCATAAGATATAAAGATTATAAAATCAATATTATAGATACTCCAGGACACGCTGATTTTGGTGGCGAGGTTGAGCGTGTTTTAAAGATGGTAGATGGAGTTTTACTCCTTGTAGATGCGCAAGAAGGCGTAATGCCTCAAACCAAATTCGTCGTTAAAAAAGCTCTATCTTTAGGTCTTCGCCCGATAGTGGTAGTAAATAAAATTGACAAACCAGCCGCCGATCCAGATAGGGTTGTAAATGAAATTTTCGATCTATTTGTCGCACTTGATGCAAACGATGAGCAACTTGAGTTCCCTATAGTCTATGCCGCTGCTAAAAATGGCTACGCAAAGCATAAATTAGAAGATGAAAATATCAATATGGAGCCACTTTTTGAGACCATTATAGCTCATGTTCCAGCCCCAAGCGGCAAAGATGATAATCCACTTCAACTCCAAGTTTTTACCCTTGATTATGATAATTATGTAGGCAAAATCGGTATCGCTAGAATTTTCAATGGCAAAATCAGCAAAAATCAAAGCGTTATGTTAGCCAAAGCAGATGGTAGCAAAACCACAGGTAGAATTAGCAAACTCATTGGATTTTTAGGTCTTGAGCGAACTGATATAGATAACGCAAGTAGCGGGGATATTGTGGCTATTGCAGGTTTTGATGCCTTAGATGTCGGCGATAGTGTCGTTGATCCAAATAACCCTATGCCACTTGATCCTCTCCACATAGAAGAGCCAACTCTAAGCGTCGTATTTAGCGTAAATGATGGACCACTATCAGGCACTGAGGGTAAATTTGTAACCTCTAATAAACTAGATGAGCGTCTAGAAAGCGAGATGAAAACCAATATCGCTATGAGATATGAAAATATAGGCGAAGGGAAATTTAAAGTAAGCGGCCGTGGGGAATTGCAAATTACTATTTTAGCTGAAAATATGCGTAGAGAGGGCTTTGAGTTTTGCCTTGGCAGACCTGAGGTGATTGTCAAAGAGATAGATGGAGTTAAATGTGAGCCTTACGAGCTTTTAGTCATTGATGCTCCAGATGAGTGCACTGGGGCTGTAATAGAAAAACTAGGCAAAAGAAAGGCCGAAATGGTAAGCATGAATCCAACTGGCGATGGGCAAACTAGGATTGAGTTTGAAATACCAGCTAGGGGGCTTATCGGCTTTAGAAGTCAGTTTTTAACCGATACCAAAGGCGAAGGCGTGATGAACCATAGCTTTTTGGAATTTCGCCCACTAAGCGGCTCAGTGGAGCATAGAAGTAATGGTGCTTTAGTTAGTATGGAAAATGGCGTGGCTTTAGCATATTCTCTATTTAATCTCCAAGATCGTGGAGTGCTCTTTTGTGAGCCACAAACTAAAGTCTATATAGGTATGATAATTGGCGAACATAGCCGTCCAAATGACCTTGATGTAAATCCTATAAAAGGCAAAAACTTAACAAATGTGCGTGCAAGCGGTAGCGATGACGCTATAAAACTAGTCCCACCACGCAAACTAAGCCTAGAGCGAGCTTTAGAGTGGATAGAAGAAGATGAATTAGTAGAAGTAACGCCAGTAAATATTAGGGTGAGAAAACGCTATCTTGACCCAACAGTACGCAAAAGAATGGCAAAAAAATAA
- a CDS encoding extracellular solute-binding protein, whose product MKKILFASLLFSSAIYAEVIAYGPGGPAPVLKELATEFEAKKGKKVKIVAGPTGQWINQAKADADIIFAGNSSMMDGFIKAFDGNLDVKNVEVLNIREAGIVVKKGNPKNIKSFKDLLKDNINVMVVDGAGQVGLYEDMALKNGKRKDLLKLRKNIVYYAPNSKMAVDRWNSDDSVDALIIWSHWAKVLGEDKVDFVQAGKDFIIYRAAEIAVTNSTKNKEVAMEFIKFVQSKDAQKVWKKWGWQVK is encoded by the coding sequence ATGAAAAAAATATTGTTTGCATCTTTGCTATTTAGTTCAGCTATATATGCAGAAGTTATTGCGTATGGACCTGGTGGCCCAGCTCCTGTTTTAAAAGAATTAGCAACTGAATTTGAAGCTAAAAAAGGTAAAAAAGTTAAAATAGTTGCAGGTCCTACTGGTCAGTGGATCAATCAAGCAAAAGCAGATGCTGATATTATTTTTGCTGGTAACTCATCTATGATGGATGGATTTATTAAAGCATTTGATGGTAATTTAGATGTTAAAAATGTAGAGGTTTTAAATATTAGAGAGGCTGGAATAGTAGTTAAAAAAGGAAATCCTAAAAATATAAAAAGTTTTAAAGATCTACTTAAAGATAATATTAATGTAATGGTTGTAGATGGTGCTGGTCAAGTGGGTCTATATGAAGATATGGCGCTTAAAAATGGTAAAAGAAAAGATCTATTAAAACTTAGAAAAAATATAGTGTATTATGCTCCAAATTCAAAAATGGCAGTTGATCGCTGGAATAGTGATGATAGCGTAGATGCACTTATAATATGGTCTCATTGGGCTAAAGTTTTAGGTGAGGATAAAGTAGATTTTGTACAAGCTGGTAAAGATTTTATAATTTATCGTGCAGCAGAGATAGCTGTAACAAATAGCACAAAAAATAAAGAAGTTGCTATGGAATTTATAAAATTTGTCCAATCTAAAGATGCTCAAAAAGTATGGAAAAAATGGGGCTGGCAAGTAAAATAA
- a CDS encoding nitroreductase family protein, with the protein MKKIMQERYSCREFNSKKIDNSIIEEILDLTRLSPSSCGLEPWKFMVVSKENDLKELGQICNDQAQVSGCSHAIIVIARNDLKGGCDFIKAQVDRKPRTPERLQKALDHFAARFDPQTNEELMHYASLQCYIASANMVNIAQSLGVKSCIVAGFDPQKLDKFVSLGEHFKPVLVIALGYSDEIAPSKTRQSLDKIVIYK; encoded by the coding sequence ATGAAAAAAATAATGCAAGAACGCTACTCATGTAGAGAATTTAACTCCAAAAAGATAGATAATAGCATTATAGAAGAGATCCTAGACCTTACTAGATTAAGCCCAAGCTCATGCGGACTTGAGCCATGGAAATTTATGGTAGTTAGCAAAGAAAATGATCTAAAAGAGCTAGGTCAAATCTGCAACGATCAAGCCCAAGTAAGCGGATGTAGCCACGCTATAATCGTAATTGCAAGAAATGATCTAAAAGGTGGTTGTGATTTTATAAAAGCTCAAGTAGATCGCAAGCCACGAACACCAGAAAGACTTCAAAAAGCACTTGATCACTTCGCAGCTAGATTTGATCCACAAACTAATGAAGAACTAATGCACTACGCCTCGCTCCAATGCTATATCGCAAGTGCTAATATGGTAAATATCGCTCAAAGCCTAGGGGTGAAAAGTTGTATTGTAGCAGGATTTGATCCGCAAAAATTAGATAAATTTGTATCGCTTGGAGAGCATTTTAAGCCTGTTTTGGTTATCGCTTTGGGGTATAGCGATGAGATTGCTCCGTCTAAAACACGCCAAAGCTTAGATAAAATCGTAATATACAAATAG
- the thyX gene encoding FAD-dependent thymidylate synthase yields the protein MEVTLLNYTPLWICSNAIRTCWQSFDKGDNGGEKDIELIDRVGNKFKHASTLEHLFYNFYIKGISRACLQELARHRVASLSVKSTRYTLKELKNQSEFKAGDFENASRYLVLTGNELVDNASINALENLRQILSQNTSLDIAKYCLPESYKTELSWSINARSLQNFISLRSSKSALWEIRNLANLIYQNIPNEHKFIYQECIYNVK from the coding sequence ATGGAAGTTACACTGCTAAATTACACTCCGCTATGGATCTGCTCTAATGCTATTCGCACTTGTTGGCAAAGCTTTGATAAGGGCGATAATGGCGGAGAAAAAGATATTGAACTCATAGATAGAGTAGGAAATAAATTTAAACACGCAAGCACACTAGAGCACCTATTTTACAACTTCTATATAAAGGGGATTAGTAGAGCTTGCTTACAAGAGTTAGCAAGGCATAGAGTAGCAAGTCTAAGCGTAAAATCCACTCGCTACACACTAAAAGAGTTAAAAAACCAAAGCGAATTTAAAGCTGGAGATTTTGAGAATGCAAGTAGGTATTTGGTACTAACTGGCAATGAGCTTGTCGATAATGCAAGTATAAATGCACTTGAGAATTTACGCCAAATTCTAAGCCAAAATACAAGCTTAGATATAGCCAAATACTGCCTTCCAGAAAGCTATAAAACCGAGCTTAGCTGGAGCATAAACGCTAGAAGCCTTCAGAATTTTATAAGTCTTAGAAGCTCTAAAAGTGCTCTTTGGGAGATTAGAAATTTAGCAAATCTAATCTACCAAAACATCCCTAATGAGCATAAATTTATCTATCAAGAGTGTATTTATAACGTAAAATAA
- a CDS encoding multidrug effflux MFS transporter — translation MQSSSKVHGFSKFKLIIILAFMSSIAPLSTDMYLPALSHVQSSFEASEFLTQLSLASFFIAFAFGQLIYGPLSDIFGRKMLLIIGILIFIASSLGCVMVDNIYVFITLRFFEALGGCAGVVIARAIVNDNFDIKDAAGIYALMMVFSSLAPMLSPTFGGILLRYFSWQSIFAVLFMLGILLLLFIIFGLKESMVERVKFSHKATINSYKFVLKEPIFILYCLIGALASAVLFAYITGSSFVFMGHFGLDETKYGILFGINSFSFVLFANINARLSRKFDCEILLKFALIAMLVALIFISFAAFIQLGFWAFEIGVFIAIGMLGFILPNSTTLAMARFKDHSGTASAVLGVMQFGLAGVIAFGVGVLEANTPLFLALIMLVPCVMAVILRYKYTLDR, via the coding sequence ATGCAAAGTAGTTCAAAAGTTCATGGATTTTCTAAATTTAAATTAATCATTATTTTAGCTTTTATGTCTAGCATTGCGCCATTATCTACTGATATGTATCTACCTGCGCTTTCTCATGTTCAAAGTAGTTTTGAGGCTAGTGAGTTTTTAACTCAGCTTAGCTTGGCTAGTTTTTTTATAGCATTTGCGTTTGGGCAGCTGATTTATGGGCCTTTGAGCGATATTTTTGGTCGTAAAATGCTGCTTATTATCGGTATTTTGATATTTATCGCTTCAAGTCTTGGGTGCGTGATGGTGGATAATATCTATGTTTTTATCACTTTAAGATTTTTTGAAGCACTTGGCGGATGTGCTGGTGTGGTGATCGCTAGGGCGATTGTCAATGATAATTTTGATATTAAAGATGCTGCTGGGATATATGCTTTGATGATGGTCTTTTCATCGCTTGCACCTATGCTATCGCCGACATTTGGCGGTATTTTGCTAAGATACTTTTCTTGGCAAAGCATATTTGCGGTGCTATTTATGCTAGGTATTTTGCTACTTTTATTCATCATTTTTGGGCTTAAGGAGTCTATGGTAGAACGAGTTAAATTCTCTCACAAAGCGACAATTAACAGCTATAAATTTGTTTTAAAAGAGCCTATTTTTATTCTTTATTGCTTGATTGGAGCCCTTGCTTCGGCGGTGCTTTTTGCTTATATTACTGGTTCATCATTTGTTTTTATGGGGCATTTTGGGCTTGATGAGACTAAATATGGTATATTATTTGGTATTAATTCTTTCTCTTTTGTTTTGTTTGCTAATATTAATGCTAGGCTTAGTAGAAAATTTGATTGCGAAATTTTGCTTAAATTTGCCTTGATTGCTATGCTTGTAGCGTTAATTTTTATTAGCTTTGCGGCATTTATCCAGCTTGGATTTTGGGCTTTTGAGATTGGAGTGTTTATAGCTATTGGAATGCTAGGATTTATCTTGCCAAATTCAACCACCTTAGCGATGGCAAGATTTAAAGACCATTCAGGCACTGCATCAGCGGTGCTTGGCGTTATGCAGTTTGGGTTAGCTGGAGTTATCGCATTTGGCGTGGGGGTGCTTGAAGCAAATACTCCGCTATTTTTAGCTTTGATTATGCTAGTGCCGTGCGTGATGGCAGTTATTTTACGTTATAAATACACTCTTGATAGATAA
- a CDS encoding flagellar hook-basal body complex protein, which translates to MMGALWSGVTGLQAHQVAMDVEGNNIANVNTVGFKYSRASFADLFSQTQKVATAPQGDLGGKNSMQIGLGSTVNTVTKIFKQGTIQTTDKQSDMAIQGDGFFVVSPDGGKTYLYTRNGDFSLDSVGNFVDRNGYIVQGWLRNEDTGMIDPTGPLKNIVIEPGMSMEANPTSELAIIANLNSGSNIGTKSSPIYALDEFNDFLDLNGNGLWDDGEAKNPNDLNTNTYYINSNKEVAVKEAGVDLGVVFNGAGEGINLREGQGMWVSYADAKVTFGPLNNNQAQNRTLHISLNGIEIPATTIASMDEVAKKINEFTNKTGVQATVINGNELQLTNNNNTGTTDESKNIKIKAYEDDSTSIKSTNIITAYKYTYSSAAGTEAGHLYSDSAARVVRTTEDLRKAMQTDAREYVNYSGSNVSNAVNGATYVTNRMLQIIDEELAKGQNIGQIKTTINGQITQALQDGQDTFNGLRDRGAVTAPISEGAVATIVEVLRSAQGIMNNNNANTTANDLKEAIRELVTNDKLAQFAANEWNSPLDADGNPDANNNAANGLPAPTGNEHSNATYRDTNLNDGVKVTVNEKGQFVFENPAGDASYGQNDGHMTQANPAGPGGTPVKDSPNAFTDANGQKQVPSNQDTYINDYNMQISVTGYSNLAQNINENSALADVFKSLSGGLSTGTSSRVSSNLTMSSHAATTEIYDSLGSKHEIKFEWRKVSYSPENGTEWSLLIQVPEPGVLNADGAVSNVISGSARFNNDGTLLGFTPSTLTFTANNGSAPGQNIELNFGKIGDSNGLRSNDNPSSTDNIVQDGYAAGNLTGTRIDESGTIIGSFSNGRSFGLAQVSLAVFTNNEGLETRGGNIFSQTANSGDPVFGAAGTSRRGTITASALEMSNVDLSRALTQLIVVQRGYQANSKTITTSDQMLTALLQIKQ; encoded by the coding sequence ATGATGGGCGCATTATGGTCTGGAGTTACTGGTCTTCAGGCGCACCAAGTAGCAATGGATGTTGAAGGTAACAACATAGCAAATGTCAATACCGTAGGATTTAAGTATTCTCGTGCGAGTTTTGCGGATCTATTCAGCCAGACTCAAAAAGTCGCCACCGCTCCACAAGGCGATCTGGGCGGTAAAAACTCTATGCAAATCGGCCTTGGCTCCACAGTCAATACAGTAACCAAAATTTTCAAGCAAGGAACCATCCAAACCACAGATAAACAAAGCGATATGGCGATCCAAGGCGATGGATTTTTCGTCGTATCACCAGATGGTGGCAAGACCTATCTATATACTAGAAATGGGGATTTTAGCCTAGATTCTGTGGGGAATTTCGTAGATCGCAATGGTTATATAGTCCAAGGTTGGTTAAGAAATGAGGATACCGGCATGATAGATCCTACCGGACCGCTTAAAAATATCGTTATAGAACCAGGTATGTCTATGGAGGCTAATCCAACTAGCGAGCTAGCCATCATCGCCAATCTAAATTCCGGCTCAAACATAGGCACCAAAAGCTCCCCAATCTATGCGCTAGATGAATTCAACGACTTTTTAGACCTTAATGGCAATGGCCTTTGGGATGATGGTGAAGCGAAAAATCCAAACGACCTAAACACCAACACATATTATATAAACTCAAACAAAGAAGTAGCCGTCAAAGAAGCCGGCGTGGATCTAGGCGTGGTATTTAACGGCGCAGGAGAAGGGATAAATCTACGAGAGGGCCAAGGTATGTGGGTCAGCTACGCTGATGCGAAGGTTACATTTGGCCCTTTAAATAACAACCAAGCGCAAAATCGCACCCTACATATCTCACTAAATGGCATTGAGATACCAGCTACTACCATCGCTAGCATGGATGAAGTAGCCAAAAAGATAAATGAATTTACTAACAAAACAGGCGTCCAAGCCACCGTAATAAATGGCAACGAACTCCAACTAACAAACAACAACAACACCGGCACCACCGATGAATCCAAAAACATCAAGATCAAAGCATATGAAGATGATAGCACATCTATCAAAAGCACAAATATCATAACCGCATATAAATACACCTACTCATCAGCTGCTGGCACTGAAGCGGGCCATCTATATAGTGATAGTGCTGCTAGGGTAGTTAGAACCACAGAAGATCTAAGAAAAGCTATGCAAACAGACGCTAGAGAGTATGTCAATTATAGTGGCTCTAATGTCTCAAATGCCGTAAATGGTGCGACATATGTAACAAATAGAATGTTACAGATAATTGATGAAGAACTAGCTAAAGGTCAAAATATAGGGCAAATAAAAACTACAATAAATGGGCAAATAACTCAAGCATTACAAGACGGACAAGATACATTTAATGGCTTACGAGATAGAGGCGCCGTAACTGCCCCAATCTCTGAAGGTGCCGTAGCTACGATAGTAGAAGTGCTAAGATCAGCACAAGGAATAATGAATAATAACAATGCGAACACTACTGCCAACGATCTAAAAGAAGCTATAAGAGAGCTAGTAACTAATGATAAATTAGCTCAATTTGCTGCCAACGAGTGGAATTCTCCGCTAGATGCCGATGGAAATCCAGATGCTAATAATAACGCCGCTAATGGCTTACCAGCTCCAACCGGTAACGAACATAGCAACGCCACATATAGAGATACGAATTTAAATGATGGGGTGAAAGTAACAGTCAATGAAAAGGGTCAATTCGTCTTCGAAAACCCAGCCGGCGATGCTAGCTACGGCCAAAATGATGGCCACATGACTCAAGCAAACCCAGCTGGTCCAGGTGGAACTCCGGTAAAAGATAGCCCAAATGCCTTTACCGACGCAAATGGCCAAAAACAAGTCCCATCAAATCAAGATACATATATCAATGACTATAATATGCAAATTTCAGTTACAGGCTATAGCAATCTAGCACAAAATATCAATGAAAACTCAGCCCTAGCTGATGTATTCAAAAGCCTTAGCGGTGGCCTAAGCACAGGAACTAGCTCAAGAGTTAGTAGCAACCTTACAATGTCTAGCCACGCTGCTACAACTGAAATTTATGATAGTTTAGGCTCTAAACATGAGATTAAATTTGAGTGGAGAAAGGTGAGTTATAGTCCAGAAAATGGCACCGAGTGGTCTCTTCTCATCCAAGTCCCAGAGCCAGGTGTGCTAAATGCTGATGGCGCTGTATCAAATGTAATATCAGGCTCAGCAAGGTTTAATAACGATGGAACCTTGCTAGGCTTTACCCCATCGACGCTGACCTTCACAGCCAATAACGGATCAGCTCCCGGCCAAAATATAGAGCTAAATTTCGGTAAAATTGGCGACTCAAACGGCCTAAGAAGCAACGATAACCCAAGCTCAACTGACAATATCGTCCAAGATGGCTACGCCGCCGGTAACCTAACAGGCACAAGGATAGATGAATCAGGAACGATAATAGGTAGCTTTAGTAATGGTAGAAGCTTTGGCTTAGCGCAAGTGAGTCTAGCGGTATTTACAAATAACGAAGGCTTAGAGACTAGGGGTGGAAATATATTTAGCCAAACAGCAAATAGCGGTGATCCAGTCTTTGGCGCGGCAGGAACTAGTAGGCGTGGGACTATCACAGCAAGTGCTTTGGAGATGAGTAATGTGGATTTAAGTAGGGCTCTAACTCAACTCATCGTAGTCCAAAGAGGCTATCAAGCCAACTCCAAAACCATCACCACTAGTGATCAAATGCTAACAGCTTTATTACAAATTAAGCAATAG
- a CDS encoding ANL family adenylate-forming protein yields the protein MLKALKSNQDKIAIIDKGKEHSYQHLIDRINLYKSLIKDELSNGDIVALRAIYSFESIAMFIALYLNKNIVALLPDSPNLDEYLQSSNANKLIEIKSQINIKSLNPPKHDKIKELNNQSGLIIFSSGTLNKPKAIIHNLDNMVKNFADKRANSLRIILFLLFDHIGGINTLLSGLLSGSTLIIASDFSPKNICYLISKYKAHILPTTPSFLNLLLMTKEYENYDLSSLRLITYGTERMDENILIRLKNIFKKVKFIQTFGTSESGILPTTSKSSISTYFKLKPDEYKIKDGRLFLKSKTMFLGYMNLDSDNQWFDSGDLVKQDGDGFLKIIGRSKEIINVGGKKLLASEVESCILELDEIKDALVYALPCEILGQMVACDVVCDLAKSNAKELIKSHCKARLERYKIPVKINIVDEITFTNRFKKDRKLR from the coding sequence ATGCTAAAAGCCCTAAAATCAAATCAAGATAAAATCGCCATAATAGACAAAGGCAAAGAACACTCATATCAACACCTTATAGATAGGATTAATCTTTATAAATCACTAATCAAAGATGAGCTTTCAAATGGCGATATAGTGGCGTTAAGGGCTATTTATAGCTTTGAGAGTATCGCTATGTTTATCGCACTTTATCTAAATAAAAATATAGTAGCACTACTACCAGATAGCCCAAATTTAGATGAGTATCTACAAAGCTCAAACGCAAACAAACTAATAGAGATAAAAAGCCAAATCAATATAAAAAGCCTAAATCCACCAAAGCACGATAAAATCAAAGAGCTAAATAACCAAAGTGGCTTAATAATCTTTTCTAGCGGAACCCTAAATAAGCCAAAAGCTATAATTCACAATCTAGATAATATGGTAAAAAATTTCGCAGATAAAAGGGCAAATTCATTAAGGATTATTCTATTTTTGCTATTTGACCATATCGGCGGGATAAATACCTTGCTAAGTGGCTTATTAAGCGGCTCAACGCTCATTATAGCCAGTGATTTTTCGCCTAAAAATATATGCTATTTAATATCAAAATACAAAGCCCATATCCTACCTACTACGCCTAGTTTTTTAAATTTGCTTTTAATGACTAAGGAGTATGAAAATTATGATTTAAGCTCCCTTAGGCTCATCACCTACGGCACAGAGAGAATGGACGAAAATATACTAATTAGACTTAAAAATATATTTAAAAAGGTTAAATTTATCCAGACCTTTGGCACGAGTGAGAGCGGGATTTTACCCACCACTTCTAAATCATCAATATCAACATACTTTAAGCTAAAGCCAGATGAGTATAAGATCAAAGATGGAAGGCTATTTTTAAAGTCAAAAACTATGTTTTTAGGCTATATGAATTTAGATAGTGATAACCAGTGGTTTGATAGTGGGGATTTAGTTAAGCAAGATGGCGATGGATTTTTAAAAATCATAGGCAGAAGCAAGGAGATTATAAATGTAGGTGGCAAGAAACTTCTAGCTAGCGAGGTTGAGAGCTGTATTTTAGAGCTAGATGAGATAAAAGATGCTTTGGTATATGCTTTGCCGTGTGAGATTTTAGGTCAGATGGTGGCGTGCGATGTAGTGTGCGATCTAGCTAAATCAAATGCCAAAGAGCTGATAAAATCGCATTGTAAGGCTAGATTGGAGCGGTATAAAATCCCAGTTAAGATAAATATCGTAGATGAAATTACCTTTACAAACCGCTTTAAAAAAGATAGAAAACTTAGATAA